In Bufo gargarizans isolate SCDJY-AF-19 chromosome 5, ASM1485885v1, whole genome shotgun sequence, the following are encoded in one genomic region:
- the CDCP1 gene encoding CUB domain-containing protein 1, translating to MLLLGCMLALLLPPLTESVTITLPSTDNITIHIKRGINAPSPPCYICTPTCKESSLEISRGKRVDYSFSCKTPEMYFIMEIIRTINCSTGGCPLNVTLQPSDLGGLNRTFIWNIVTSKNSGLILGFSTPWLRQIHPSSQCSDLVSFNISTYVRDSSYNIGTFCRNGTITRIKVQERGVIALSLPWNANIKGLGISITNRSSIRRLSIVESIFQQQSLVNLLSANYPGPFPPNEQMTWKFIFPENYAASVQFLNYTLPTCVKKEENVLYYLPKSTLLKLADKQPANILSSFNLSLQNCEVDKPMSGYPGLSLNFSITVQKSEQNTIYPLDLLNEKGLVVRIRKRSFGRQFTPVCVICKGSTDCNSDLVLEGGKYYRISFLCDNLNSLVVTAEKEIECWNLTACNIRNMSLTIPQSFIGFPVQLESYTWKLIAPEYISTEIVSKSTYLQQHVSDKPCNATTVGFTYDILSSTNKSEFKLGTFCPNGSIEKIQMRDNVTIILNIPRNGDLNKLPTHDLQVSFVSFIKEECIFTVSPKTEDTIHLQTPHWDNGLPDYVSVSWSINLPKKRSGRLKFGQDKMDISCEMGRAYVNIREQQDDGPGIVRREDQQLPSVLDMYSAFWVNISNCKPWTGTRKLKLQVSITFNQISPVLKIILIAASAALGVVLAVIATVCCIKKKKKQIETPVGIYNSKVNTEAPRRQAFFKKGRKTNESHIYAVIDDTMVYGHLLPETEGTHPEVDVYQPFEGPMGDAPPVPPITFPNGNAKEDVKDGSDIIMEEPLALSMKDNEIYIFSQSISRHPVENEDTSIPYMDDSRSGTTSV from the exons AATCTGTAACCATCACATTACCGTCTACAGACAACATAACCATCCATATAAAACGTGGTATAAATGCCCCCTCACCACCTTGTTATATCTGCACTCCAACCTGCAAAGAGTCAAGTCTTGAGATATCAAGAGGCAAACGAGTGGATTACTCCTTCAGCTGCAAGACGCCAGAGATGTACTTCATCATGGAAATCATTAGGACTATCA ATTGCAGCACTGGTGGGTGTCCGTTAAATGTTACTCTACAGCCTTCAGACTTAGGTGGCTTAAATCGGACCTTCATTTGGAACATCGTGACCTCCAAGAACAGTGGCCTTATACTTGGCTTCTCCACTCCATGGCTGAGACAGATACATCCTTCAAGCCAGTGTTCAGACCTTGTTAGCTTCAATATCAGCACTTATGTTCGTGACTCGTCCTATAACATTGGAACTTTCTGCAGGAATGGTACTATTACACGTATTAAAGTTCAAGAAAGAGGAGTTATTGCTTTAAGTCTGCCATGGAATGCTAATATCAAAGGCCTTGGAATTAGCATCACAAACAGATCTTCCATTAGAA GACTGAGTATTGTTGAATCCATTTTCCAACAACAATCCCTTGTAAATCTTCTGTCGGCGAACTACCCTGGCCCGTTTCCTCCTAATGAGCAAATGACCTGGAAATTCATCTTCCCTGAAAACTATGCAGCCAGTGTTCAGTTTCTCAATTATACTCTCCCCACGTGCGTGAAAAAGGAAGAGAATGTGCTTTACTATCTGCCGAAATCCACACTGCTAAAGCTGGCAGACAAGCAGCCCGCCAATATACTTAGCAGCTTCAATTTATCCCtgcaaaactgtgaggtagataAACCGATGAGTGGTTACCCCGGCCTAAGCCTGAACTTCAGCATCACCGTCCAGAAAAGTGAGCAAA ATACAATCTACCCTCTGGATCTGCTGAATGAAAAAGGCCTGGTTGTGCGCATACGCAAGAGATCGTTTGGACGCCAGTTTACTCCTGTCTGTGTCATCTGTAAGGGATCTACAGACTGTAATTCTGATCTTGTGCTTGAGGGAGGGAAGTACTACAGAATCTCATTTCTTTGTGACAATCTGAACAGTCTGGTTGTAACAGCAGAAAAAGAAATAG AATGCTGGAATCTCACCGCCTGTAACATCCGCAATATGTCCCTTACCATCCCTCAGTCCTTTATTGGCTTTCCGGTACAGCTTGAGAGTTACACCTGGAAGTTGATCGCTCCGGAATACATCAGTACTGAAATAGTTTCAAAGTCCACATACCTACAACAGCATGTTTCAGATAAGCCATGCAATGCGACAACTGTGGGGTTTACCTACGATATCTTGAGTTCCACTAACAAAAGCGAATTTAAACTTGGGACTTTTTGCCCTAATGGATCGATTGAAAAGATTCAGATGAGAGACAATGTTACTATTATCCTAAATATACCAAGGAATGGAGATCTCAACAAGCTTCCGACCCATGACCTCCAGGTGTCTTTTGTATCATTCATTAAAG aggagTGCATATTCACTGTGTCTCCAAAAACTGAAGATACCATCCATCTACAAACGCCACATTGGGACAACGGGCTTCCAGATTACGTGTCTGTTTCGTGGAGTATAAATTTACCTAAAAAGAGATCTGGAAGGTTGAAATTCGGTCAAGACAAGATGGACATATCATGTGAAATGGGCCGTGCTTATGTCAATATAAGGGAACAGCAAGATGATGGGCCAGGCATAGTACGAAGAGAGGATCAACAACTACCTAGTGTATTGGATATGTACTCTGCATTCTGGGTTAACATTTCCAACTGCAAACCATGGACGGGGACAAGGAAGCTTAAACTGCAGGTGTCTATTACCTTCAATCAAATATCCCCAG TTTTAAAAATTATACTAATTGCAGCATCTGCGGCGCTTGGTGTTGTTCTGGCGGTAATAGCAACGGTTTGCTGCATCAAAAAAAA GAAAAAGCAGATCGAAACTCCTGTGGGTATATACAACTCCAAGGTGAATACAGAGGCACCTCGACGCCAAGCATTTTTCAAGAAGGGAAGAAAGACTAACGAGTCCCATATCTACGCAGTCATTGATGATACCATGGTCTATGGCCACCTCTTACCAGAAACCGAGGGAACGCATCCAGAGGTTGATGTGTACCAGCCTTTTGAGGGTCCCATGGGTGATGCTCCACCTGTTCCCCCAATCACTTTCCCTAATGGAAACGCCAAAGAAGATGTAAAGGATGGAAGTGACATTATCATGGAGGAACCTCTTGCTCTTTCAATGAAAGATAATGAGATTTACATATTCTCTCAATCAATTTCAAGGCACCCAGTGGAAAATGAAGATACTAGTATACCTTACATGGACGATTCGAGAAGTGGAACTACATCAGTTTGA